Genomic DNA from Theileria equi strain WA chromosome 4 map unlocalized gcontig_1105316255033, whole genome shotgun sequence:
GTCTTGTGCAATGATCAACCAACTGCGGCGCAAATCAATAACATTGCCCAATCGAtacttgaaaattttaaagtcAACCAACCCTCCATTGGAGGATTGTGCAAGTTTAATGAAACCGAATCATGCGAAGATTCCGAGCTTAGTTCAGACGACGAAGAGGATATCCAGGTGTTTGCCGAAATGATTCTCCCAGAGAGTGAAAAGGAGTCAAAAACCAAGCTTTGGGATGAAATCACAAAGGACATCATGCAAAAGGTCATGAGACGACAAAAGGAAAGGAAAAAGAGGGAAGAATCTGGACAAGCTATCAAAAAACGCAAATATACAAGGAGAAAATATATGGACTACCCAGAAGCAAACAATGCAGCAGAATCAACCAAAATGGCACTCGAACGACGTGCCAAGGGATTTATTAGCCACATTAACACAAACGCCTTTAATGCACTACTATCACAAAGCTAGAGGCCTTAAAATTTCACACTGTATACTATCTGTCACCGGATTTCACTCCACCATGCTCCAGCTGCACATTTCCTGTCCACTTTGGGTCAGAGGGATGTGGCTTGATACAAGAGAAAGTGTTTTAGAGCAAAATTATCTACAAAAAGGTAAGTTTGTGCCGCATGCACATTATTTAGGTATGAATCCTTTGTCTTTAGTGTTCTGTAGATTGCACACACCACTACTCAAACAATCTCGAATTTTTACAAAGATAACCATTAAAACTGTACTAATGAATCTCTTAGGCTTAAAAATAGACTCACGAATGCATTGCGACTATTGTCTTTGGATAAGGGATTAGTGTGTAGACTCCTGTTCCTCTAATGAGGTTAGGAAAAGACATGAATGGGTTTCTACGGATGAATATATGAGGGTGGTTTACGGAATAATGTAGAATAGCCGTAATGACGGACTCCAGGTATACCTTAGGTATACTATAataatggaggatgggTGTAAGTGTCGTAGTAACAACGCAACCAGATTCAGGGGTAACAATTCAGCTTAAAGAAAAGTCACCTAGTGGAAACCCTCCTACTAAGACttatgatggaaatgacAAGATTACCATTACTGTCACAAGATATCCCTATCCTGGTGAAGGATCTGACTTCCTCAAGTTCACCCATACCCCTAATGGACAATCATTCACACTTGCAAAAGTACTAGGTGATGGAGGCAATCCTATTAGTGGAATTCCTCTTACGGGACCTAGTATGTCTGGGAAAGTAGGTTTAGTTGcagcttattactggaggTATGAATTAGATAACGCTCTCCTGATAGGAATCTACATGGATTCTGGAACTACTCAATACTATAGGAGCGATAAGAGTGGTACATGGAGTGAATATAAGGATATTAAGACACCTGTAAAAGAACCTACTAGGGATGAGTTAGACCTACTCAATTGTGAGATTAACGACGTAGTTCAAATAGATGTTAGCAGGACAGAGGGACCATATTGTCACAAACctggagattctccaaGTACTCATAAGGAGAAGAAAGTCAAAGTTGAGAAGGTACAAGATTTTTGTCAACTTCGGAATTACACGGCTTATCTTCATGTCCCAAATCCTAAGGCTCATTATGGAATAAACCTCAACACATTTAACATATCtggatttaaaaatggtaaTAATGAAGTAAGACTTAATAGTCTATCATTGCCTATTAAGGATGCTACTAGGGTTATTGTCTATATGTGTGAAGAAGTAAATAGAACACCTTTACTCATTTACTATAGCATGGTTACGAATAAACTTGATGGTTTTAATACTACTCATCATTGGTATAAGAATAGTAACGGAAAAACTCCTGATCATTGGACTGCTGAACATGAGTTATCTAAACATGGCCCAGGTTCCTATGGCAAAATCCGTGGAGTACTCGACTGTCTTGATAGTAGATGCAAACCTAAACTTGCTCCTCCTATTCCCAGTTCTCAAGTTGCTACTGCTACTCTATTAACCTCTCCTGATGCTAGGAATTCTCAAGACTCTACTTCTGTTATAAAAACCTTTTCCTATGTAACTACAGGTGTTCTTACAGCATCTGGctctcttactggattcGCCTACTTGCTCTATAAGAATACTAGAGATCCgtgggttagacagatataATTATCCTCTATGGGAATCTCAAAGGGATATATAGATGTCTTGCGTAAGCATTCCATAGAGGATAAACCAGTGGATATATAAAGCTAATCTGCCATAATTACACAGTATTAGTGACATATTAACAGATTCTACGGGGAACAAAGCGCTCTTTTGAGTAGTAATGTTTATTGTAGTAGTGATCCGTAGATGTTGCAAGGCCTATAGGATGTTCTCAAAACGTGAGTTGGTGTAGCTCCTCAGGATTCGGCAGCATACAAGCACTGCTCTACTATGCTTCTATGCATTATCCCTATTTAAGCTTTAAACCGCGATTTTACCGTTTGTCATTCATCGATCTCCACCTCTTCCTTCCCCATACCAATGGATTACTGGGGACTGAATGGGTATCGAGAAGATATACCACAGCCATTTGCTTCGTTTTTTAGTATTCATGGTAGAGAGTACGGGAAACTCGAGCATGGAGAAGAAGGTGTGCATGTGTAAGAAGAGCTTCTACACACCCCAGATAAGttaacatcttcctttacagCAGACTCCACATCCTATGGCGGTAGCATGAGGTTTTTAAGTTTGGTATTGGTTATGTATTTCCTGAAATTGGGCAGAGTCTGTTGGTGTGCCGGGAAACCTAATGTTCTCTCAATCAATCTTAGCGAGGGATCTAATGTTAACTCAATCGATATTGCCAAGGATCCAGGTCCTAATGTAGCTGAGGTTAATAATGAGAAAGATAATGGTGTAGATGGTAAAAAGTTTAATGTTAAGGATAGTGTCAAGATAACTTTAGTATTAGATAATGGAATCCAGATATGGAACGGAGGAGGTGACAAAAATTGTACAGTAATCGCAGTCCTGTAAAAACAAGGATACAACACTCTTCTTGCCATACGATATGTAGATACGAATGCTAAGAGGAAGAACGAGAAGGTAGAAGCTTATAAAAAAGATGGTAACCAGTGGAGCAAAATGACCAAAAAAGATTTTGAAGCCGCTTATGAAAGTATGAAAGCTGCCCCTGATGCCGGAAAAAAGGATCGCAAATAGACCAATCTTCTGGCACAGGTTCCCTAGatctttaaaatcaaaatgCTTCAATCTGTAAATCCGTAGACGCATACATTGATGGAGTTCCTTCCAGAGTACTAATTATAAATCCAGGTAAAACTGTCAATATCATAATGAATGGCGAAAAGTATGGGTGGGTGCATCTGGCGCTACATGCTCATACTGTATAGCGTTTTTGGAAAGTGGAGTTCCAAAAATGGCACTTGCCAATTCTGAAACGGAAAATAAAACAGTTCAGACATttttttaaatataaagcGGCCAGTGGTAATTGTttttggaagaagaaaGCAGATTGGTAGCAAACAACTGATTATATCAAGGACATCAACAACTTGAAAAAAAAACGAATGACAGATCCACTAGACTAACTCTGGATTTATCAACCGTTCCAAATGACAAAAATCACTACAAGACTATAGAGAGCAAACGTGGTGATGTTACAGTGAATTATTATGCTGCAAACTCTGGTTGTGTTATAGAAAAGGTTGCGAATGGATCGATTAGCCTATGGAGCGCTGAAAATGATACCATTTGCTTTCTCTGCGAACTACATTCCAAGGATAATTCAAAACTTCTAAGACTACACATAAAGATTGGAAGTTATCAGTTTactttccaaagttttGAACATTctgatggaaagtggaaTAGTATAACAGCTACAAATTTTACTGCTAAACTTcaaaaaatgtagtttaTTCCGGATCTTTAATACCATTAGTTATGTAAAATACTTTtcaagaatgaatggtacGAAGTCTACTGTGTAGACATTTAACTCACTAAAATCTGCCACAAGGTAgaatgttttaaatttcaaaatttgtcaTTCATCGTCATTATGTCGTGCATGAAACGCTTgttctccattttcatGCACAAAAATCCAGAGGAATAATATAAATTAAGAAGAGGGTTCTCTCTATAAGCTATCTTCtggtaaaaatgtaaaataatTCCAGGATGCGTAACCACGTTGGTaattttttcttcatccttctGGGTCCACGGGAGATATAAATTACAATTTTTAAGTAAAAATTAATACTATAGTCTTTATAAGCCCTAGTTCTTGTTAAATTTAGAAAAGTGAGTTATATAAAAGCGGGGTATTCTCCGAGAAAATCTTTATGAACTCCTCTTATGGAAGAGCTACTGGAATATAACTAGGTGTCATTAATAGCAAAAAATCAAACCTTTCATAATAGAATAAGTTTTAATACATCTCATGTCTTGCAATTGATTTAttcatttattcttccagatTCTAGTCCCCCAGACTtaacaaggaagaagagttttgCATTCAACTCCTCCCTATTCCATAAGAATATGAATATCGCATTATTGTTGTACGTTTGTTGTTTTACTAGGTTGTGTAATGGACTTTGGGGTTGTTTCTCTGGATCAAATGATGATAGAGATACCACTTCTACATCAAAACCAGCTGAAACTACAGAGGTTAATACGGTAACACTTGATTTTCTGGATATCGGAAAAGATGTTATCAAAGAACAAGTCCTCTTCGTTGAATACACTGATGAAGGGATTACCTGCAAGAGTTACACCCTGAGGGAGAATGTCACTACAACAAATGTCAAGGATGGAGATGCTACAATATGGACCACAGGAGACGAAGGGAAATATCTCAAAGTCTTGATATATTCCAAGGATAATGTCCATTTGTGTCGTATTAATGTGTTCCCTCTGGGTAACATTCCACACTGCTTTGAGAAGGTAAATGAGAAATGGGAATCACTAGAACATCCGGAATTCTCTAAAAAACTAAATGCCCTTTTAAAACCTGTAGACACAAAAATGAGACTAGAATTCATGATGTTGTCAGATGATGTAGCCGACCTTTATGAGTATTATTCCAGTGGAATGTTAGTCACTGTTGCATTCCCAAAGTTCAAGACTACAAGTGTATCCTATATAGGGGATATTTGGAAGGCTAACGGCAATGAAGAATGTACTCGTGCTCGCTTTTATACTATAGGAGGATGGTTTTGTACTCTTTATGTAAAGAAGGGTAACAGTACAGatatcaaaaattttgaatatagTAATAATCAGTGGAAATGTGTCACTAACCGTAACACACTTATAAACACCTGTAACTCCTATATACCTTCTGAGGACACCAAAACAAGTGTTACTACAAGCGTCATGGACATTACCAAGGAGGATAATGAGGTTTATAACACTAGTACTTCCACAGTATCTGGAATAAATGTCAAGAAACACACTCCACTCCCaaataaatttataaatgaggttaaagatggagaaactTTAATCTGGAAGACTCCTGATGCTCAAAGAGAGAGATGTGTATCCTGTGAGCTTAAATCAAGGGGAAACACCTCCGTAGCAATCCTAACACTAGCTACCACTTTTGACCTAAGCTTTCtctattttgaaaagaatggtactgaatggaagagtatagaAGGTGCAGAATTTAATAATAAGATCAAGGAGATGAATTGAATTAAAAACGAACAACCTCAAGAAACCACTGCCACACCCAAAAAAGAACAGAGTGATGTTCTGACATCCGAAACAAAAGTACGAACCAGCGAGCCAGAACCTAGCACTTTAGCCACGTAAAACATTAATATGTAACAAAATACATTGTACATGCACCAAATTAAGAGAGattattgaaaaatttcGAGATAATATAAGACGCGGAGACATCAAGGGTGATCAACGCGATAACTTTGGCCCTAAGTAGGTGATTTGGAATAGGTACCAACGAGAAAAAGTCAGAGATTGGTGGTAGTATGTCCGTTAAAAAGATTGCAAGTATTAAAAATGATCCTAATATTGGTTTGTAGACAAAGGCATTATTTTCCAAAGGTTCCATATAGGGGTAGTCTATATAGTTTGAAATGAAGCTTGAAAGATTCACTGCAAAGCAAATGTAGAAAACAAGTGTGTTTACAATGTTTGGTTCGAACTTAGCATCTAAATCCCCGACATAATCTGGACTTCTGAAACCCTTTCCCAAATTCCAGGTGTAGAGAAGCACAGTTCCATGTATCACTAGTTGAAAGCTCAAACTCATAAAATGAGAAGGACTGAAGATGGATTTTGCCGGTTTTTTTGTTGTAGTTTCATCTGATGGCTTTGACTTTGATAGAGCAATTACAAGATAAGTATAGAGTAGAGAATAGAGAGTTGTTTGCGCATCACTAAAATTGACACCATCTAGTGCTAAAATAGACATTCCCATTGCACTCATTAGAGAATTAATTCCCATGAGCTTGTACAACATAACAACATTTGATAGTGCGCATCTTCCGCTTTTTACCAATGTTGGGACACAATAAACATCTCCCTTATGATATGTGAACGGGGACGCTATACTGGCTTCTCCTAGTTTCAATTGTGGCATCTCATCATCCAATTCACTGGCAAGGCTTTTATATCTATCCTTCAATACCACGTTTCTATAATCTGGGGTCGTCAATCTATGAGCAGGTGAATTCGTAGATTTCTTAACACCCGTTGGGAAATTCAATTTTCTCTGCGTCACAGATTGTGGCTTTGCAGGCGAAGCCTTCAGTACAGAAGTAGGTGGTTCAACACGCTTATTTTTCTTCAGTGGGTTATTCAAGAGAGACAAACCAACATGAGCCACCTTCAGGGCTGCAATATCATTTGTACCATCTCCACACATTGCAATGATCTTTCCAGCATTTTTAAACGTTTGAATGATGAACTCCTTTTGCTGAGGGgacattcttgcaaaaACTGTGCAGTTTAGAATGATCTTTGAGACATCCTGTTGACTAATCTTCAACCCAGAATCCTCCGTGGAAGCATCCTGTGAAGATGCCTTGAGGAGCGAATCAAGAGTAGGTCCAGTAAGGCACAATCTGTACACCTTGAGTAAGTATGACATCTCAAATAGAATATCAGAGTTGTTAGATATCGAAAATACATTTTCACCGTTGCGCTTCTTCCATACAAAGGAACCGTTGACAAATGTCAATATGGCGAAATCACCAAAATCAGGAGCCTCACCATTTTTGCCATACTTTATCAAGTTTTCCATATTTCTTGGTTTTAATGCCATTGAAACCGCCCCGAAAAGACGTTTAAATGCCTGCTTTGTTTTGGTAATTGGACATTTAATTTCCGATAGGGGTTGTGTATCCACACTTCTTGCAGAGAGTGGACACTTGCCACCTATAGGAAGCTTGTCCGATGAATGTGAAACTGGGCATTTAGAATCTTTGCCAACGTATTGTTGATAGAGGGGACAAACTTCCATTCCTGTAGCTGTCGGTTTAGAAATCGGACACTTGTCAAAAAACTCCTTGTAAGATTCAGGGTCTTTAGAGTCACCTTTTGAAATGGGACATTTTGATTCCAAGCCCTTGCTCTTTATGGGAAATGGACATCCTGCAGTATCAGACAACTTTGGAGAAGCTCCAGATGGTTTCTTCCTATAGAGAGGACATCTTTCAATAGCAGGTTTATAGCCACTCTCTTGTGAAAATTTCGAGATTGGGCATCTAGAAGGCGATTCAACCATGCCCTTTGATTGGAATGGGCACTTTTCTGGACTTTCACCCGTTACAGGAAATGGACATTTATTTGGTGTACTTGTTCCAGAGACCTTTGGTTTTGAAATTGGGGCGTACTTTCTGGTCTTTACAAAACTTTCAGAGCGATCCGCAATTTCAGTAACACCCGCAACGTGGCATGCGGTCAAAACGTTATCGCCGGTAATCATAATGAGTTTGTGTCCATTTAGGCGTCTCATGCATGGTAAGCAAGATGATTTTATAGGGGCCTCAAGAGCCAAGAATCCTGAAAACTCCAAATCCTTTTCAATAAGAGTCCTATCTATAGCAAGTAGAGTTTCGTTTGGAATGTCATAAAGTCTTTTATATGCCAAAGTAAGCACTCTCAATCCCTTTATCGTGAGTTGCTGACAAACATGATCATAGTATGGAGGAACGTCTCGAAGTAATTTGCGGATATGGTCTGGCGATCCCTTGCAGAGTAGCACTGACTCTCCATCAAAACTTTCTTGGAATGAAAGGCTTGAAAGGTCCTCAAGATTTGAAAAAAAGTCAGAATCTCTTGACCAAAGGGTCGACTTTCCAGAAATATTGGCTATAACAGCCATTCTTCCCAGTTCAGAAGTAAATTGCCACCTTCTGATAATCTTGATACGTAGTGAAGATTCCCCAGATTTATCGTAAACCATTGATGGCAAAGATTCCACCGAAGAACCATCAGGCAAGAGATTAAATCCAAAGAACTCAAAAGAAGCCTTCTCCATAGGGTCTCCAACAATGGAATTTCCTACTTTATTCAGTGAATGACATCCTCCAATAACCATTGCAGATGAAATTGGAAGCTTTTTCGTTAAGGTATCCTTGTTGTTCAAAGTTTCTGGATCGGAAAATACACCAACTACGCTCATGGAGTCCTCAGAAAGGGTTCCCGTTTTGTCAAACGCACAAACGTCAAGAATACCCGCAAACGGCAGCCTAAATGGCTCAGTGCAGTAGAGACCTTTCCTTCTGAGTTGTACAATGGCAATAGTTACAGCCATTGAAAGAGTTACTGGAAATTCCGGGGGTATAACAGAAACTAAGATTCTGGAAGATACGAGCAAGAGCTTCTTCATGGAACTGCTTTGTGCCCTTTTGAATACCACAATGCATGCGGATATTGCAAACATTAAAAGAATTCCGAGAAAACACCACCCCTCAGCGGTAGATGCAGTCACACGTTCCCCAGAGTGGGTAATTGCATGAACCAAACGTCCTTGGTAACTTTCAAATCCGGTTCTAAGGACTAGACATATACACCCAGCTTTTCCTGCCTTAATTCCATTCCAGTCTGCACTTCCTGGACGTGACAACACTATGGATGTGCCTGCAAAGATAGTACTGTTTCTCAAGTCAAGAGCCTTGTTACTGGGATCAGCTGCACTCTTAAACTGTGGTATCGATTCACCAGTAAGAATTGACTCATCTACAACAACTTCACCAGAGAGAATGAGGCTATCTGCAGGAGCTAAGGTTGGTGTAGatccagattctccataGATAAGGATGATGTCCCCTGGGAAAACATCAGTGCTTAGTACAGTAACCCACTTGGAGTCCCTGTAAACATGGAGTCTTGACGGTGGTAATCTCATTGCATTTATCCTATCATATTCCATAATCCTCTTGTAGACCATTTGCACTTCAATAATAACCATTGATGCGATTGAAATTAGGGAATAATAGAGATAATCATCTAGAATCCACAAAAGTGTTGTTATAAGTTGGAATTGGAAAAATGGTGCCAAAAATGCGTCCATAAGCATTTTCCAGAAATTGCATTTTGGAATTTCATAATCATTTGGACCATACAAGTCGGAGCAGATTGACAAGTTAGATTCTAGTCCACTTTTTGGGGGTGACAGAACTTCCTTGGTTGACAATCCAGTCCAATCTGACAAGCTTGATACATCTATTCGATCAATGTGTTCAACTGGTTTGAAGCGATGAGTTGTTTTATCCAACAAAAACTTCTTGTGATCATGCATATAATAAATTGAGAGCCTAGAACGTTCAATAGCCAATAGAGCATCCTCAACCGTTCTCTTTGGCTCATTTACAGCCTTTGTTTTGTCCTGAACCTGATGAACAAAAACGTGCGTAGCTTTATCGAGGATAAAGGTGTAAAAACCCAGGGTTCCTTCTCTGTGTCCACATTTGCTGTAGAAAATCAATAGCCTCAGGGGGAGAATCCAGATTGATAACACCAACGCCAAGAGTACTACGAGTGTGAGAAACACAGAGAGTAGGTACAGACGCTCATTGGAAGTGAGTGAGTCGAAAAACTGCGCCACAACACTTGGCGACAAATTTCTCACCGATATCCCTAGACTATCCTCTTTAATTACTTCATTTACTAGTAACAGATGAAAAAATGATGTTTTAACTCTAACCAGTGAGTCGCGCTGGAACAGACTAGATAACAAGGCCAGTAGACAGACGGGCAGGGAATTAACGTAAACAAACGCCTTATTCCGGTAACTATATGCCGTCCTGAGCAGCTTAACCTCGACCATATTGTTAAAGCTCTGTATATTTGCAATTGAGCTGGTCACAATTGTTTATTCATGAAATTGTGTGTATTTACTTTCATGTTGCACAGTTATAGCGATAATTCAAGATTTCTCGTTGATTAACGTAGACTTTCCGAACACCTTCCATTAAATCCCTAACACCAGACTTAAAACACACAATGGAGGAACCATTTAGAGTGTATTCTCACCGCTGATTTTCGTTACTGATGGGGTGGTGATTCCATATCTTCCCAAACATTCGCTTTGGAGTTTAATTTTTCACACAAGAGTCTAATTCCGTGGCCTGTGACTCCATAGAGCTTGGCTTAGGTGGCATAAAGGCGTACAATAATGGAAAGTGGCATTTAAATACAGTACCAATGGCAGACCTGGAAAGCAGCCCAGAAATGGCTCATAGTAGCCCAAAGATCGAGGAAGACCAAGTAAAAAGTGCAGCTATACCCAAATTACCACTACTTGGAGCCTCACTTCTCTACATGATTGCAAGTAAGTCCGTTGGAAACCTACACACTGGATTCCAAAATCCTGCGTTTTTCGCCAACACAAATTTTGCAGATTATATGAATACATTTGGCAACTTGTCAATGTATGTCGGATCGTATATGTATACAGTTGGCAAAAATGAGTGGCTGAGATATCGCAATATCTCTGCCGTTTTCGGTATCATCGTCTTGTTCCAGAGCCTGAGTGGACTCTTTGCCGCGGACTTTCAGCGATATTTTGGAACAAAGTTGGCTATAATACTGAGTAGCAGTGTCATTGCACTCTCATTTGTCCTTTGCGCCTTTGGACTATACAGTTACAGTGCCTTTGTGACCTTCTACGGAGTGATACCTTCTATCGCCTCTGGTATGTCTAGGTTATTTTCATGCCTGTGGAATGTATAAAAACTGtaaatatggaatatttaGGTCTTCTTTTGCCGTTACCGCTGGATATAATGCTCAAGAGACACTCGAAACACAGGGGTTTCGTTTGTGGATTTATATACTTTGTCGGTGGAATAATCTCAATCTGCTTAATTCCAGTGCAGACTTACTTTGTCAATATATcagatgaaaagtttggGGATTCTCTCAGTGCTttaggtttgtttttgcGTGGAAATTATTCATTTGAAAACAGAGACATTTCATAAACCAATGGGAGTAGTTGATAGGATACCCAGACTCTTTATTTGCCAAGGAATAATATACTTGTTATCAATGGTGTGTTAGTGCAGAAGTAATTCATAAATTCGCAGCTATTAGCATTGAAATTTCTGGGTATTCGAGAGGCTACTCAGCCGATGGAGGGTACCAACTCTGATCTCGAATATGAGACCTTTATTAcaaaaagtttgtttatatAGCTGTTGACCTTATATATAAAAACTGTAGGATTGGTGGATCCAAAGGAGTCAAGCGATGCAGATACTGTGTTTGGTAGCGCATTATGCTATACATTGTGGCTTTTCCTACTCTTGTGCTGGTTATCCTCAATATACATTCATACGTACTGGAAGGTTGCAGCTTTGAAAAAGCTGGATATTCCAGATTTGACAATATCGATTATCGGAACAATAGCAGGGTTTGCAAATTTATTTGGAAGATGTATTTGGGGTTTTATATTTGACAGCTTTGGATGGAAGTTGTGCTGGACCTTTTTGCTCATAGGTTCCTCTGCAGCTACAGCAGGCACgcaatttttgtttgaGCCAAACGTTAGATTTTATACAATGTGGTAAGTGCACCAATGTATTTAACGCAAATGCTTTAGGGTAACACTTGTCTACTTTATTCATTCTGGAGTATTGACAATTTCTCCCATGACTGCACACAGACTTTTTGGCCCATcggtttgtttattttaatgAATGCAAATCCTCTACAGAAGTTCGTAAGTGCCATTGGATTTTTGAATACATCGAGGGGCGCCGCGGGTATTCTATTTACGGGCTATGCTTTTTATGGACTAAAAAAGTCTGACACTTATTTGCCAATTGCGATTTCTGGGTTATGTTTCGCTGGCTTATCTGTAGTAAAGTTTTTGGCTGACCAGTTAGCCCATGGACATAATAGCTAGTATATATTTGCAAGTAACAATTTATTGGTTCACTGAGGATAAATGTGACATTGCATGTAGTAAACTTACAATAGAGGGATGTATCAATTGTCTGAGGCATCTCTGGCACATCAACTTCAAATCTCTTTTGTACATCTGCCAGTGCGCTTGAGTCTTCGGGTGATGCCACAAAGGTGATAGCGAGTCCCTTGGTACCGAAACGACCTGCCCTGCCAACTCTGTGTAGGTAAGAGTCTGTTGAATCTGGCATATCATAGTTGATAACAATGTTGACACGTTCGACATCGATTCCACGTCCAAATAAGTCAGTAGCAACCATGATACGTTTgtcaaaatttttgaatTGCGTGTAACGAGAAATCCTTTCAGATTGCTCGAGACCTGATGGAATTGTTCACAAGTAGAACAACAAACCTGCATGAATAGCGATTGAGGGGAAATTGCACTCGGAGAGCAAATTATCGAGGGTGATTGCTCTTGAGACACTCTTTACAAAGATGATAACCTGGTTAAACTCCAGACTATCCAGCAAATCATTCAGTTTTCTGTTCTTATCACTTTCCTCCAGCTTGATGTAGTATTGCAAAAGACCGTGCAGTGTCAATTTGGATTCATCGTCCACAAATACTTCTACAGGGGATTGCATGAACCTCTTGCACAAATCTCTAATGCTACTGTTCATTGTAGCGGAGAAGAACATAACTtgcttcttctttggagtGCTCATGAAGATCGATTGCACATCTTGTCTCATGTCCAACTTTTCCAGACACTTGTCACATTCGTCAAGGACAAAGTGGCGAACACCCTCCACGTTCAAATGTTTTCCCTTGATAAGGGCCAGGAGACGACCTGGAGTACCCACCAAAATATGTGGGCACTTTGTTGGATCGCTTAACATTGCGATATCCTTTTGGATGGGGATACCACCGTATACAACTTCACAACGAACGCCAGACAAGTATTTGCTGAAACGATCGAATTCATTTTTAATCTGGAAAGCAAGCTCACGAGTATGTGATATTCCGATACAAGCAATCTTTGGCTCGCTAGTAGCCTTTGCTTCACCATCAGCTTCCCTCTTTACTCCTCCGGTGACAACATCACCTTCCTCAACTTCGATTTGTTGCAAGATGGATAGGACGAAAACAGCAGTTTTTCCCATACCAGATTTAGCTTGGCATAGAATGTCAACACCGGTGATAGCGTGTGGAATTGTTTCATGCTGAACTTCAGAGGGATGCTCAAAACCGGCATCGCTGATTGCTCTCAAAATTTCTGGTTTTAGAAAAAAGTCTCTAAAGCCGCTTGCATGGATTGCCACATAACTACCGCGGCCCATAACACCGTCAGAGCGGCCGCCTTTTTT
This window encodes:
- a CDS encoding hypothetical protein (encoded by transcript BEWA_014350A) gives rise to the protein MVLKIRNKLHFLKFSSKICSCYTIPLSIRMFKTLESKLITSNLYV
- a CDS encoding signal peptide containing protein (encoded by transcript BEWA_014340A), encoding MRFLSLVLVMYFLKLGRVCWCAGKPNVLSINLSEGSNVNSIDIAKDPGPNVAEVNNEKDNGVDGKKFNVKDSVKITLVLDNGIQIWNGGGDKNCTVIAVL
- a CDS encoding signal peptide containing protein (encoded by transcript BEWA_014360A), which produces MNIALLLYVCCFTRLCNGLWGCFSGSNDDRDTTSTSKPAETTEVNTVTLDFLDIGKDVIKEQVLFVEYTDEGITCKSYTLRENVTTTNVKDGDATIWTTGDEGKYLKVLIYSKDNVHLCRINVFPLGNIPHCFEKVNEKWESLEHPEFSKKLNALLKPVDTKMRLEFMMLSDDVADLYEYYSSGMLVTVAFPKFKTTSVSYIGDIWKANGNEECTRARFYTIGGWFCTLYVKKGNSTDIKNFEYSNNQWKCVTNRNTLINTCNSYIPSEDTKTSVTTSVMDITKEDNEVYNTSTSTVSGINVKKHTPLPNKFINEVKDGETLIWKTPDAQRERCVSCELKSRGNTSVAILTLATTFDLSFLYFEKNGTEWKSIEGAEFNNKIKEMN
- a CDS encoding hypothetical protein (encoded by transcript BEWA_014330A) is translated as MGVSVVVTTQPDSGVTIQLKEKSPSGNPPTKTYDGNDKITITVTRYPYPGEGSDFLKFTHTPNGQSFTLAKVLGDGGNPISGIPLTGPSMSGKVGLVAAYYWRYELDNALLIGIYMDSGTTQYYRSDKSGTWSEYKDIKTPVKEPTRDELDLLNCEINDVVQIDVSRTEGPYCHKPGDSPSTHKEKKVKVEKVQDFCQLRNYTAYLHVPNPKAHYGINLNTFNISGFKNGNNEVRLNSLSLPIKDATRVIVYMCEEVNRTPLLIYYSMVTNKLDGFNTTHHWYKNSNGKTPDHWTAEHELSKHGPGSYGKIRGVLDCLDSRCKPKLAPPIPSSQVATATLLTSPDARNSQDSTSVIKTFSYVTTGVLTASGSLTGFAYLLYKNTRDPWVRQI